In Artemia franciscana chromosome 4, ASM3288406v1, whole genome shotgun sequence, a single window of DNA contains:
- the LOC136025743 gene encoding 52 kDa repressor of the inhibitor of the protein kinase-like, with protein MVIRETINFFHFSAKRSAILKTYTAPNLKGLCETRWVERHDAIQISKQLIVPIFKALEEIETDGDSVTLSKARSLLNNILSFDYIVTLIEMDFFPGYTLNLSKLLHSENIDMVMCIQCIESVTEMFKEIRNSAEGRFHQLFLEATRLCRELEVTLVMPRKRNLFKIPSDIPAEKHIEFYYRVSIFLPFVDQLIQSLESRFTKHKVTLKGLSGILPSFVVKQPSSDLKELIKLYASDLTSPDSAVMAELELWRAKWLKVVPSLFPKTAVQSLAECERGIFPNIHKLLSIFCVYPTSTACVERSFSSMKRIKTYLRSRMSEDRLNGLALLNIHRDVLVSVDEILEKFAISSARRLRFKV; from the coding sequence ATGGTAATTCGTGAAACAATTAATTTCTTCCACTTTAGTGCAAAGCGAAGCGCTATCCTAAAAACTTATACTGCACCTAATCTTAAAGGCTTGTGCGAAACTAGGTGGGTCGAAAGACATGATGCTATTCAGATCTCAAAACAATTGATTGTGCCTATCTTTAAGGCCCTAGAGGAGATAGAGACAGACGGGGACTCGGTAACGTTGTCGAAAGCCAGAAGTCTGCTCAACAACATCCTGAGTTTCGACTACATAGTGACCCTCATTGAGATGGATTTTTTTCCTGGGTATACATTGAATCTATCTAAGCTGCTGCATTCTGAAAACATAGATATGGTTATGTGCATTCAGTGCATTGAAAGTGTAACAGAAATGTTCAAAGAAATCCGAAATAGTGCCGAGGGAAGGTTTCATCAGCTGTTTCTGGAAGCAACTAGGCTATGCAGAGAACTAGAAGTTACTCTTGTCATGCCACGAAAGAGGAACCTTTTCAAAATCCCAAGTGATATCCCGGCAGAAAAACATATAGAATTTTACTATCGCGTCTCCATTTTCCTCCCATTTGTAGATCAGCTAATACAATCACTTGAATCTCGATTCACAAAGCACAAGGTCACACTGAAAGGCCTCAGCGGAATACTGCCATCTTTTGTTGTGAAACAGCCTAGCAGCGATCTTAAAGAACTGATCAAATTATATGCCTCAGATCTAACGAGTCCAGACTCCGCTGTGATGGCTGAGCTTGAACTATGGCGAGCTAAGTGGCTGAAAGTAGTACCCAGTCTTTTCCCGAAGACAGCAGTGCAGAGCTTGGCTGAGTGCGAAAGGGgaatatttccgaatattcacAAGTTACTGAGCATCTTTTGTGTCTATCCCACGTCTACAGCATGTGTTGAGAGGTCCTTTTCTTCGATGAAAAGGATCAAAACGTATCTTCGCAGTCGGATGAGTGAAGACCGACTGAATGGCTTGGCACTCTTGAATATCCACAGAGATGTTCTCGTATCAGTcgatgaaattttggaaaaatttgctaTTAGCTCTGCTCGAAGGTTACGATTTAAAGTATAg